In Paenibacillus sonchi, the genomic stretch AAAAAGGACGGTTTTGTCTATTTGTAAGTATACAATTTTGCCTTATCATAGAGCTACATTAACGACAGGGGATGAAGAGAATGAGCAGGAACTCCGGCATGTTATGGGGGAAAAGGTGTATCTGCGCCCGCTGAACGGGGAAGACGCCGAGCTGTACTACCATATGTTCTACGATGCGGAGACCCGCAGGCTTACGGGAACGCAGAAGCATATTACGAAGGAGCAGATCGCGGCATATATTGAGCGCAAAGCGGAAGATGACAGCGGGGTGCTGCTGCTGATCGCCCTTAAGGACACCGATGAGACCATCGGGGACATCGCCATTCAGGATATGGACCGCAATAACCGTACAGCAAATCTGCGGATCGCTATTGGAGACGAAGCCCATCAGGGAAAAGGTTATGGCCGGGAAGCGCTGCTGCTGCTGCTTGATTACGGCTTCGGAATTCTGAATCTGCACCGGATTGAACTCGAGGTTTACGCATATAATAAACGCGCAGCGCATGTGTACGAGTCCATTGGTTTTGTCCGGGAGGGTGTGCGGCGCCAGACGCTTTTCTATAACCATGAGTACCATGATGTGATAATGATGAGCATGCTTGAGAACGAGTACCGGGAGCGCTACATATCCACGAAGGTCAAATAAGGTCAAAAAGTGAAAAACACTAAAATTTGGTTTAAAAAATGAGCTGAAATGCCGGATTTTCCCGGTTTTTCGGCTTATACAGGTTTTGTCTTCCCCAGGAGGGGGGCTATAATGAAGCCATAGGTCAAATAAAGTCAAAGTCAAATGAGAGGAGAATGTACAATGTTTGATTTGGTTCCTTTTGGAAAACGAAGAGATGATGCTTTTGGTGTGCTGGCCAAGTCCCTGAATGAAGTGTTCAATGATGATTTTTTTGCACCCATTAAAAGCTCCACGATGTCCTTCCGTACGGATATCCGAGAGAACGAGCAGGCGTATCTGATTGAGGCCGAACTGCCCGGCTTCAAAAAGAAGAAATCGACATCGATTACGCCAGCCCTTATTTGACGATCAAAGCGGTACGCAAGGAAGACAACAGTGAGGAAAACAAGGACCATCAGGTGGTGCGCAGAGAACGCCGGTATGGGGAGTATGTCCGCCGGTTCTATGTGCAGGATGTTGCCGAGGATGGAATCCGCGCTTCGCTGAAGGACGGTTTGCTGACCCTCTCCGTACCGAAACAGCAGAAGTCGTTAGGCAAACGCATTGAGATTCAGGATAATGGTTCTTCCGGAGAGCAGCTTCAATAAAAGCTTCATTACAAGCTTCAATAAACAGGAATTTGGCTAATGCGGCGCTATGCGGCAGGCCTCCGGGGGAAGCGGAGCGCGTTGCTGCATCGCCGCAGTGTAGAAGCGGAGGTTCAAGTCCGGCTGGATCGGCTGGTAAAAGGGTTTCCCGGGCCGGCGGCCAGCGCCGTTCCCTCTAAGATCCCTGCAGGAACAGCGGATTCACCGGGCTTTTCATATAGCACCATCATACAGGCGCATTGTAGTGGGGATTCCGGCTATGGTGCGCCTTTTTACGGAATTGAAATTTATCTGTATTGCAGCAGATTCCACGGAAGCAGCGATTTAATCAGGCCGGAAAACAGGGTAATAAATAATAAAGAACAGATGGATGATACGGCTCAGCTTATGAAAGGAGGAGATACCGTTGGCGGCAAACTATTACGAAGCTTTGGGTGTAGGGGAAAAGGCCTCTAAACAGGAAATTAAAAAAGCCTACCAGAAGCTTGCCAAGAAGTGGCATCCCGATGTTAATAAAGCACCGGAGGCGGAGGCCAAGTTCAAGGAAGCGGCAGAAGCGTATGAGGTGCTGGGCAATAATGAGAAAAGAAAAGCCTATGATGAGGAGCTCCGCTACGGCTTCGGCGGCGCAGCCAGGGGCGGAACCCGGCGCAGCGGAGCATCTTCGTCGGCGTATGGGGATTCGTCCTTTGGCGCGGGGTGGGGCGGAAGCTCCTCCTTCGGCGGGAGTATTCCTGATGATGATTTGTTTGGAATGTTTTTTGGCAGCCGGGGTGCGGCGGACCGGGCGGGATTTGATTTCTTTTCGGGCAGCGGCAGCCCATTCGGCGAGGCCCGCAGCACGATGCAGGCGCAGCTTGAGATCTCACTGGAGCAAGCATATAAAGGCGGCAGCATCCGGGTCCAGGTGGGCGGTAAGGATGTGAACGTCAGCATTCCGCCGCGTTCTGCTGAGGGGACGGTTATCCGGATTCCCGGCAGCAGCGGGAATGGGGCGGGGCAAGACGGTGATCTGCTGATCTCCCTGCATCTGCTGCCGCATAACATTTACGAACCGGACGGCGGAGATCTGTACGGCACTGTGGAGATTGCGCCTTGGCAGGGCGTGCTCGGCGGCGAAGCCAAGGTTCCGCTGCCGGACGGCAGCAGCGTGAAGCTGAAGGTCCCGGCCGGGATGGCGGGCGGTCAAACGCTGCGCCTCTCCGGCAAGGGGCTGAAGCGCCCGAATGGCGCGAACGGAGACATTCTGTTCGCGGTAGAGATTGTGATTCCAGCCGGGCTGACCGAGGCGGAGAAAAAGCTGTACCGCCAGCTGGCCGAAGCTGGCAGTTTCCAGGCCGGGCCCAGACGGAAGGGCCCGGGAGCTTCGCGGCGCAGAGCCGCGATGGGCTAAGCGCCGGGCGGGCGCGAGCCCGGCGGGACTTGACGGAAACAACGGCAGAAGTGCCGTTGTTGGGCGTCCCGCAGGCGGGCGATAGGAGGAAATCAGAGGTAAAAGTACCTTTGAATTCGGTGTAGGCGGGCGATGGGAGGAAATGAGAGGTAAAAGTAACCTTGATTCGCCACAGGCGGCTATTGATGGGTTGAAACAACGGCAGAAATGCCGTTGTTAGGCTCAACGAGGCCGTGATCGGCGGAAACAACGGCAAAAGTGCCGTTGTTAGGCTCAACGAGGCCGTAATCGGCGGAAACAACGGCAAAAATGCCGTTGTTAGGCTCAACGAGGCCGTGATCGGCGAAACAACGGCAAAAGTGCCGTTGTTAGGCGCAACGAGGCCGTGATCGGCGGAAACAACGGCAGAAGTGCCGTTGTTGGGCGCGGCGCAGCCGTGATCGGCGGAAACAACGGCAGAAATGCCGTTGTTAGGCGCGGCGCAGCCGTGATCGGCGGAAACAACGGCAGAAATGCCGTTGTTAGGCGCGGCGCAGCCGTGATCGGCGGAAACAACGGCAAAAATGCCGTTGTTAGGCGCCCGGCAGCCGCCCAAACAGGCCTGCCATCGGCGCGGGCGGCCGCCCAAGCGCCGGCGAACAAGCAAAATACTGAAAGGTGATGAAGGAGATGGACTTCAACAAATTAACACAAAAGCTGCAGGAGGCGGTTGCCGCAGCGCAGTCGCTGGCAGCGGCCGCCGGGCATCAGGAGATTGACAATCTCCATCTGCTCAAGGCGCTGCTCCAGCAGCATGAGGGTCTTCTGCCGCGTTTGCTGCAGAAGATGAATATACCCGTACCCGAGCTGCTGCAGGGTACGGAGGCACTGCTGCAGCGGAAGCCTAGCGTCAGCGGCTCCGGGGCAGGGACAATGCGGCGGTATGCATCGCCGTCGCTGATCGCTGTGCTGGAGCAGGCGGAGAAGGAAGCCGCGCAGATGCAGGATGAATTTGTGGCGGTGGAGCATGCTGTGCTGGCGATGGTGTCCGATTCCAGCAGCGGGAACCGGGAGCTGCGCGGGCTGTTTACCAGCCGTGGCGTGACGCGCGACAAGCTGCTGGAGGTGCTTGCGGAGATCCGCGGGCATCAGCGTGTGACCAGCCGTGAGCCGGAAGTGACCTATGAGGTGCTGGAGAAATACGGCCGCGATCTGGTGGCCGAGGTTCGGGCGGGCAAGATTGATCCCGTCATTGGGCGCGATGGAGAGATCCGCCGGGTGATCCGCATTCTCTCCCGCAAAACGAAGAACAACCCGGTGCTGATCGGGGAGCCCGGCGTAGGGAAGACAGCGATTGTCGAAGGGCTCGCCCACCGGATAGTCCGCAAGGATGTGCCGGAGGGGCTGAAGGATAAGACGATTTTTTCGCTGGATATGAGCGCGCTGATCGCCGGGGCCAAGTACCGGGGTGAATTTGAGGAGCGGCTGCAGGCGGTGCTGAAGGAAATCCGCGAAAGCGACGGACGGATCATCCTCTTCATCGATGAGCTGCATACGATTGTCGGCGCGGGCAAAACGGAAGGCGCGATGGATGCAGGCAATATGCTGAAGCCTATGCTGGCGCGCGGCGAGCTGCACTGTATCGGTGCGACGACGCTGGATGAATACCGCAAATATATTGAGAAGGACCCGGCGCTGGAACGCCGCTTCCAGCAGGTGCTGGTCAGCGAGCCGGATGTGGAGGATACGATCTCGATTTTGCGCGGATTGAAGGAACGTTTCGAGGTCCATCACGGGGTGAAAATCCATGACAGCGCACTCGTGGCCGCCGGTGTATTGTCGAACCGGTATATTACGGACCGGTTTTTACCGGATAAGGCGATTGACCTGGTCGATGAAGCCTGTGCGATGATCCGTACGGAGATTGATTCCATGCCGGGCGAGATGGATGAAGTGACCCGCCGCCTGATGCAGATGGAGATCGAAGAAGCGGCGCTCAAAAAAGAAACCGACGACGCCAGCAAGCGCCGGCTGGAAACCCTGCAGCGTGAGCTGGCCGATCTCAAGGAAAAGCACCTGGGCATGACGGCGCGCTGGGAGAAGGAAAAGTCGGCCATTCAGGGTCTGCGTGAGCTGAAAAAGAAGCTGGAACAGGCCCGCAAGGACCTGGTAGATGCCCAGGAGGTTTACGATCTTAATAAATCTGCCGAGCTGAGCTACGGCATTATCCCCGATCTGGAGCGGCAGCTCAAGGCAGCGGAGGAGGCGGCGTCGCAGGATCAGGAGAGCCGGCTGCTGCGAGAAGCTGTGACCGAAGAGGAAATTGCGGACATCGTGTCCCGCTGGACGGGAGTGCCTGTAAGCAGACTCGTGGAAGGCGAGCGGGATAAGCTGCTGCGGCTGGAGGATACGCTGCATGAGCGGGTAGTCGGGCAGGAGGAGGCTGTCCGGCTGGTAGCCGATGCTGTGCTCCGGGCGAGAGCGGGCATCAAGGACCCGAACCGGCCGATTGGCTCATTCCTGTTCCTGGGCCCGACCGGGGTAGGTAAGACGGAGCTGGCGAAAGCGTTGGCCGTATCGCTCTTTGACCGCGAAGACGGCATGATCCGCATTGATATGTCGGAGTATATGGAGAAGCACAGCGTTTCCCGTCTCGTCGGTGCGCCTCCTGGTTATGTCGGCTATGAGGAAGGCGGCCAGCTCACCGAAGCGGTACGCCGCCAGCCATATACCGTGGTGCTGCTGGACGAGGTGGAAAAGGCCCATTCTGATGTGTTCAACATCCTCCTGCAACTGCTGGATGACGGACGGCTGACCGATTCACAGGGCCGGATGGTAGACTTCAAGAATACGATTATCATCATGACCTCGAACATCGGCTCGCCGCATCTTATCCAGGGGACCGATGACAACGGGGAGCTTACGAATGCGGTCAAGGACCGGGTCATGAAGGAGCTGAGCGGCCATTTCCGGCCGGAGTTTCTGAACCGTGTGGACGACATTGTGATGTTCAAGCCGCTCCAACTGGATGAGATTGAACAGATTGTTGTCAAATTGGTGGACGGACTGCGCGTGCGTCTGGCTGAGCGCGGCGTTGGCCTTGCGCTTAGCGAAGCGGCGGTACGTTTTATCGCCAGGGAAGGCTTTGATCCGGTATACGGCGCAAGACCGCTGAAACGGTTCATCCAGCGTAGTCTGGAGACCCGTGTTGCGCGCGCACTGATCGCCGGTGAGGCGGAAGAAGGCTCAGTGATGGAGGTCAACGAAGCGGGAGGGGAACTCTCTGTATCGATTACACATCCGAAGTCTGCGGAGGCACTTGGTTCTGTGCAATAACGCACCCTAAAAGGCTGCACTTTCAGAGCCGAAATAATTATACGGAAGACAGTTAGACGGCTAACTAAGCCCTCTCGTAAGGGGTATATGCTCCACACCAACAAGCGCCCGCAAGCCGTAAGGCCGGGGCGCTTATTTATTTAAATATAAGAGTTTATATGCTTCACGTAATAAATTATCCTTATATTTCTCGCTGAAACGATACCGTCCTGTAAAAGGACGGCGTAGCCGTTTCTACTTGTGTCCATTAAGCTATCAACTGCCTACATCAGCTGGCCTCTTGTCTTCAAATGGCGGTACAGCAGATAAGCCGAAAGGGAACATAGCAGGGCGCATAGCCCAATGAAGCTGTAGCCAGCCTGCAGTCCGCGCAGCAGCCCGATGCCGTCCTCTTGTCCGGAGGAGAACACCTGCTTGATCCACTCAGTGATCGCACCGATGAAGTAATTGCCCAGCACGCTGGCTACACCGATAAGGGTGACAACGAAGGTGATTGCCGTATCACTTCCATTGCGGTAGCGGTCGGCGATCAGCGCCATAACTGTCGGGTAGATCGGCGCAATGCCGAGGCCGGCGACGGCAAACAGGACAGCTCCGGGTTCTCCTGCCAGGATCGCAGCGAAGGTGCAGATGCCCGTGAAGGCAGAGAACAGAATCAGCGACAATGCAAAACCGATCTTGTCCGTCAGAGGGCCGAGCACAAGCCGGGCGAGCGTGAAGCAGAGAAAGAACGCAGACAGCATGCCGGCAGCAGCCGGCGTTTCCCAGCCGTAGGCTTTTTCCAGGAAATTGACCAGCCAGCCGCCAACGGCCAGTTCCGAAATGACACCGAAGGATAGTATGGCGACCATCAGCCAAATTACGGGATCACGGGAGATCGACGAGAGGGGATACGATGCTCCGACAGGGTGGTGTCCCCGGAAATTTGCCGAGAAAAGCCGGAAGCATCGGAATCACCGACAGCATGAGAATAAGCAGGTACACGCCGCGCCAATCCAGCAGGTGGCCGAATACCGTCACGGTCATCAATCCGGAAGAGAGCAGCGGAGCAACTGTTGAGCTGAGGCCGTAGAAAAAATGGGACAGGTTCATCATGGTTCCCGTATTTTTTACAAAGATTCTTGTCCCGAGCACGGCGAGCCCGATCTCCAGCATACCATTGCCGATATACATCAGGAAAAAAGATCCTGACAGCGCCGGATAGCTATGGGAGAGGAAGATGAACACACCGGATATGGCCATGGAACCGAAGGAGAGCAGGCTGACTGCCTTGATGCCGATCTTGCGGATCAGCAGGGCGGTAAACGTGCACGCCAGCAGATACCCAAGGGAGTTCAGGGACAGCAGAGTGCCCAGCTGCATCTCATCAAGCCGCAGATCGCTCTGGATGCGCGGAATGGCAGGACCTTTGATATTTTCAGAAAAGCCGAAGACCAGAAAGCCGATGAATACGGTCAGCAGCTGCAGCGTATAATTGCGTTTGGATGAAGCGGAATTAAGAGACAGGTCAGCTTTCAAAATGTACCTCCTGAAGTTTAAGTGCGCCGGATTAAGGGTCAAACCGCATGAGGCTCATTATACCACCGTTCACTCTGTCCAAGGAACCAAATTTGGATGCGGATCAAGAATGGACATATATTGCTCTTTCCAGCCGTATTGCCCATCGGGATCATGCAGCATATAGCGCAGATATTTATCCAGCCGGTATTCCGCCTTGGACCACCCCAGATGCTTCAGCCGCAGATTGCTTAACAGATGGGGAAGCTCAAAAATATTCTCCGGCAGCCGCCCGCAATGCTGCGGAAGATCATTCCACGCAAAGTTGAAATCTTCACGGTAGCGGAGCAGAAAAGGCCGGTACCGCAGATGGGAGCGCCAGTACTCATCTTCACGGTAATGCCGGTCGTCCCAGAAATCGTACAGCCGGAAGCAGAACAGGTCACAGCTCTCTTCACGAAGCAGGCTGTCGATATCACTGGCAAACCTGTCTTCAAAAATCTCATCCGCATCCAGATTGAGAATCCATTCAGGATCGCTCTTCACAACCTCCTCCCACTGCTGCCTGCGCAGCTCGGCTTCATTGCTGAACTTGGAGACGCTGTTGCGCACAAGGCGCAGCGGAATACCCTGCAGAACCTCGCGGCAGATATCAGCCGTGTCATCGGTGCTGCCATCGTCAATGATAACGGCCTCGTCGATGTACTTGCGGTGCATCTGCAGAACCTGCCGCAGGAAGCGCCGGCCTTCATTTTTGGCCACCATGGTTAAGGTCAGCTTCGGCCGGGGGGAGTGCCCCGCTCTGTAAAAGCTGCGGCAAATTCAGCCGCGGCCCGGCCGGCTTTTTGGCCGCCTGTCTCCTCTTGCTGCAGCGGGTCCTTGCTCAGGCGCTGCCGGGCCTCAGCCTCCGTCGTGAGCCGGATGAAATCCGGCACCTTGTCAAGGTCGCTGTCTCTGTACAGGTGCAGTGCGGGATAATGGGTATCCACATACAGCGGGATACCCAGAGCGGCGGCACGGATGCAGAAGTGGCGGTCCTCGCCCCAATAAGAGATATTGCGGATCCGGTCATAGCTTGCGCCTGAAGCAATGGCCCGGCTGCTGATCAGGGTGCAGGCACCCAGCCCGCCGACCTCATAAATGCCCGGCACCTGCAGTTTGGCCAGGAATGCATGGAATCTGCGATTGATCTCTTCCTGGCTGAGCTGTTCGCCCGGCTCTGCATCCCATTGATTGTATTCATCATGCATCCAGACCTGAGGCTGCAGTATAGTTCCCGGTTGCCACTGTGTCCAGAACACCTCGGAAACAATATCCCTGCCGGTTCCGATCAGATGCAGGAGGGTGTCCGGATGCAGAATCAGATCGGAATCGATCAGGAACAGGTAATCGTAGCCGAAGGCTTCGGCCCGCCGGATCATCAGGTTTTTGAAGCCCGCCACCTTCCAGACCAGGTTCGAATTCCAGAAATGGGTGGTATCGTTGCGGATATAGGCATCATGAAGCCCGGAGGATTGGAGGAAGACTTCATTTCCGCTGGCTGCGAAGGTACCGAGCAGGCGGCTGGATTCTTCCTCGTCGTTGTCATCGATCAGATAGAAATTCAGTTCCAGACCCTCGCGCCGCAAGCGCAGCAGGGAGTCCAGGAACTCCTGCAGAATCTGCGGCTTTTGGTGAATCGGGCTGCCGATCAGCACCCGCTTCTTGCTCTCGCTCATTATGGTCCACTCCAGTACAAAGAGGTGTAATGTTTATATGTATTCAATATATTTACAGAAGTACTGGACTAACCCTTATTTTAGCGGGAATCCGGTAAAAGATTGGGTCTGCGGGTGGAAGGTTGTTTAGCACCGCCCATGGGAGTGGAAGGCCTCTAAGGGCCCGCAGGCCGGTTTCCTGCCTGTTACAGTTATGTTAATTCCAAACCATTGTAATTCCTAGTATTCCGATATATAATTCAAAAACAAAGAGTGAAGCTGCTCATAGACAATGGAGGAGAGAGATATGCGTAGAGGGTTATCTGGGGTTATAGCTATAGTATTGTTAACATTTTTGATTAGTGCATGCTCCGGGGGAATAACGCAGCATCACCGGCAGCAAGCGGTACACCTGCGGAATCACAGCAGCCGGCTGCGGGCGAAGGGCCGAAAGATGGAGGAAGCCTGATTATCGGAGTTGCAGCCGATCCGGTAGTGCTCAATCCGAATTATGCGGGCGACCGTGTCAGCCTGACCATTGACCAGGCGCTGTACGCGCCGCTGTTCCAGGTCAACAATGGGAAGAAAACCTTTTATCTGGCGGACAGCCTGACACCATCTGCCGATAATCTTACCTATACATTGAAGCTGAAGAGCGGACTTACCTGGCATGACGGGGAGAAGCTTACAGCCGATGACGTAGTGTTCACGATCGAGAAGATTCTGGATGAGAAGCAGAACAGCTTCCTGCGGGCCAACTTCCTGATTAACGACAAACCGGTCACAGCCACGAAGGTGGACGATCTCACTGTGGAATTCAAGCTGCCGCAGGTCAGCCCGGCCTTTGAAGCTACGCTGGTGCAGGTAACTCCGATTCCCAAGCATATTTTTGAGAACGAGGCTGATATTGAGAAAAGCACCAAAAATGCTGCTCCGGTGGGCTCCGGTCCCTTCAAATTCAAAGAATACAAGGCAGGCGAATATCTGACGCTGGAACGTTTCGACAACTACTTCGGCGGCAAGCCGCACCTGGATTCGGTCACTTACCGGATTGCCAAGGATACGAATGCCGCGAACCTGGCCCTGCAGAATGGCGAGATTAACGTGCAGTACCTGGATCCGAAGGATGTAAGCACCATTCAAGCTACCAACAACTTTGAAATCCTGCCTTACGCCGAAGGGCGCTTGTCCTATCTCATGTTCAATGCGAACAGTGATACCGGTGCCCTGGCCAAAAAAGAAGTCCGTCAAGCCCTGTCACTGGCGCTCAGCCGTGATGAAATTATTCAGACCGCCTACACTTCGGGCGAATATGCCGATCCGGCCAAGTCTTTCCTGACCCCGGATGCACTATACTTCACTAACGATGTGCCTACCTACGATAATGATCCAGCCAAGGCCAAAGAACTGCTGCAATCGGCAGGAGTCAGCAATCTGAAGCTGAGATTTATCGTACAGAGCGGCAACAAGGCGCAGGAAGCCATCTCGCTGTACGTGCAGCAGAAGCTGAAGGCAATCGGCGTGGAGGTTGAACTGCAGAATATGGATTCCTCTGCCTGGGTGCAGAAGTTCATCGACCTGAAATCCACCGATTATGAACTGGCCCTGACCGGCTATATTATGGGCTATGATCCGGATGCTTACCGCATTCTGTTCACCTCCGGAGCGTCTTCGAACTATTCGCATTATGCAAACCCGGAAGTCGACAAGCTGCTGAATGAAGGTGCGGGTGAAGCCGACACAGCCAAACGTGCGGAAATTTACAAAAAAGCGCAGGAGCTCGTCGCCCAGGATGCGCCGATCTATCCAATTGCTTATACCAAAACCGTTGTCGCTGTATCCAAGAACTATGGCGGTCTTGAAGAAGCGGTGCTGAAGCCTGTTGTTATTTTCGAAGAC encodes the following:
- a CDS encoding DnaJ C-terminal domain-containing protein, whose translation is MAANYYEALGVGEKASKQEIKKAYQKLAKKWHPDVNKAPEAEAKFKEAAEAYEVLGNNEKRKAYDEELRYGFGGAARGGTRRSGASSSAYGDSSFGAGWGGSSSFGGSIPDDDLFGMFFGSRGAADRAGFDFFSGSGSPFGEARSTMQAQLEISLEQAYKGGSIRVQVGGKDVNVSIPPRSAEGTVIRIPGSSGNGAGQDGDLLISLHLLPHNIYEPDGGDLYGTVEIAPWQGVLGGEAKVPLPDGSSVKLKVPAGMAGGQTLRLSGKGLKRPNGANGDILFAVEIVIPAGLTEAEKKLYRQLAEAGSFQAGPRRKGPGASRRRAAMG
- the clpB gene encoding ATP-dependent chaperone ClpB is translated as MDFNKLTQKLQEAVAAAQSLAAAAGHQEIDNLHLLKALLQQHEGLLPRLLQKMNIPVPELLQGTEALLQRKPSVSGSGAGTMRRYASPSLIAVLEQAEKEAAQMQDEFVAVEHAVLAMVSDSSSGNRELRGLFTSRGVTRDKLLEVLAEIRGHQRVTSREPEVTYEVLEKYGRDLVAEVRAGKIDPVIGRDGEIRRVIRILSRKTKNNPVLIGEPGVGKTAIVEGLAHRIVRKDVPEGLKDKTIFSLDMSALIAGAKYRGEFEERLQAVLKEIRESDGRIILFIDELHTIVGAGKTEGAMDAGNMLKPMLARGELHCIGATTLDEYRKYIEKDPALERRFQQVLVSEPDVEDTISILRGLKERFEVHHGVKIHDSALVAAGVLSNRYITDRFLPDKAIDLVDEACAMIRTEIDSMPGEMDEVTRRLMQMEIEEAALKKETDDASKRRLETLQRELADLKEKHLGMTARWEKEKSAIQGLRELKKKLEQARKDLVDAQEVYDLNKSAELSYGIIPDLERQLKAAEEAASQDQESRLLREAVTEEEIADIVSRWTGVPVSRLVEGERDKLLRLEDTLHERVVGQEEAVRLVADAVLRARAGIKDPNRPIGSFLFLGPTGVGKTELAKALAVSLFDREDGMIRIDMSEYMEKHSVSRLVGAPPGYVGYEEGGQLTEAVRRQPYTVVLLDEVEKAHSDVFNILLQLLDDGRLTDSQGRMVDFKNTIIIMTSNIGSPHLIQGTDDNGELTNAVKDRVMKELSGHFRPEFLNRVDDIVMFKPLQLDEIEQIVVKLVDGLRVRLAERGVGLALSEAAVRFIAREGFDPVYGARPLKRFIQRSLETRVARALIAGEAEEGSVMEVNEAGGELSVSITHPKSAEALGSVQ
- a CDS encoding GNAT family N-acetyltransferase, giving the protein MGEKVYLRPLNGEDAELYYHMFYDAETRRLTGTQKHITKEQIAAYIERKAEDDSGVLLLIALKDTDETIGDIAIQDMDRNNRTANLRIAIGDEAHQGKGYGREALLLLLDYGFGILNLHRIELEVYAYNKRAAHVYESIGFVREGVRRQTLFYNHEYHDVIMMSMLENEYRERYISTKVK
- a CDS encoding glycosyltransferase family 2 protein; the encoded protein is MSESKKRVLIGSPIHQKPQILQEFLDSLLRLRREGLELNFYLIDDNDEEESSRLLGTFAASGNEVFLQSSGLHDAYIRNDTTHFWNSNLVWKVAGFKNLMIRRAEAFGYDYLFLIDSDLILHPDTLLHLIGTGRDIVSEVFWTQWQPGTILQPQVWMHDEYNQWDAEPGEQLSQEEINRRFHAFLAKLQVPGIYEVGGLGACTLISSRAIASGASYDRIRNISYWGEDRHFCIRAAALGIPLYVDTHYPALHLYRDSDLDKVPDFIRLTTEAEARQRLSKDPLQQEETGGQKAGRAAAEFAAAFTERGTPPGRS
- a CDS encoding glycosyltransferase, which encodes MVAKNEGRRFLRQVLQMHRKYIDEAVIIDDGSTDDTADICREVLQGIPLRLVRNSVSKFSNEAELRRQQWEEVVKSDPEWILNLDADEIFEDRFASDIDSLLREESCDLFCFRLYDFWDDRHYREDEYWRSHLRYRPFLLRYREDFNFAWNDLPQHCGRLPENIFELPHLLSNLRLKHLGWSKAEYRLDKYLRYMLHDPDGQYGWKEQYMSILDPHPNLVPWTE